Proteins from one Neodiprion fabricii isolate iyNeoFabr1 chromosome 5, iyNeoFabr1.1, whole genome shotgun sequence genomic window:
- the LOC124183543 gene encoding G-protein coupled receptor Mth2-like: MELRLSGRISVLLLVALLADANRRTCPPGGTVSLTNARRNDSGFLAESGEFFPRDVVWEDDGTWSGCFCDLKPCLPLCPPKNATTQDTETMEIDYSAMPPVYNPNFDLDESLRFEQRFHVILSHPCPGIEMYFLNPSKHPNDEYYLMANGLLVMPKVQDSSQTIVDATSYCFRLKRSSSIYTPRLCEAADPIPIMDPIRTANYVGALVSVPFLLATIFVYSVIQELRNIHGTTLKCYLASLVIGYVALGIDRIPNQTNFINDVSAICLFLGFIIYSSFLASFCWLNVMCFDIWWRFGGYGPLRSNGNSGDRKKFIRYSIYAWGCPILLTTICIVMEFADVGESTIKPDFRSNGGWFRTKYTAILYYYGPAGVMITTNIFLFILTSLKILEHKRNVKPHLNSGDSQRHDENEQWFSLYVKLFVVMGICWSTEVISGIWEGPRHIWYVTDMVNALQGIVIFVIFVCKKKICRSLKQRYNSLRVICKGCIFETRTADSSSTTTTNVNDPTATGQVSVRMRERTPVSPETPESSSGPPY, translated from the exons ATGGAGCTTCGACTGTCCGGTCGCATCAGCGTTCTGCTCCTGGTCGCGTTGTTAGCCGACGCCAACAGGAGGACCTGCCCTCCCGGGGGTACCGTCAGCCTGACAAACGCGCGGAGGAACGACTCGGGATTCCTGGCCGAGTCCGGCGAGTTCTTTCCTCGAGATGTCGTTTGGGAAGACGACGGCACGTGGAGCGGCTGCTTCTGCGACCTCAAACCTTGTTTGCCCCTCTGTCCACCGAAGAACGCCACCACGCAGGACACGGAGACCATGGAGATCGACTACTCGGCGATGCCTCCCGTCTACAACCCCAATTTCGACCTCGACGAAAGTCTCCGGTTCGAGCAGAGGTTCCACGTTATCTTATCGCACCCGTGCCCGGGGATTGAGATGTACTTTTTGAACCCGTCAAAGCATCCGAACGACGAGTATTACCTCATGGCAAACGGATTGTTGGTCATGCCGAAGGTGCAAGACTCCTCGCAGACGATTGTCGACGCGACGAGTTACTGCTTTCGACTGAAGCGCAGCTCGTCGATTTACACTCCGAGGCTCTGTGAAGCAGCGGATCCTATCCCTATTATGGACCCGATAAGGACCGCGAACTACGTCGGAGCCCTCGTGTCCGTTCCCTTCCTTCTCGCGACTATCTTCGTTTACTCCGTCATCCAGGAGCTCAGGAACATCCACGGCACTACTCTCAAATGCTATTTGGCCAGCCTCGTCATCGGCTACGTGGCCCTTGGTATCGATCGCATTCCAAATCAGACAAACTTCATCAACGATGTTAGCGCAATTTGCCTTTTCCTCG GATTCATCATCTACTCATCTTTTCTTGCCAGTTTTTGTTGGCTGAATGTCATGTGCTTCGACATTTGGTGGAGATTCGG TGGCTACGGGCCGCTAAGGAGTAACGGAAATAGCGGCGACCGTAAGAAGTTTATCAGGTACTCGATTTACGCGTGGGGATGTCCAATCCTGTTGACTACCATTTGCATCGTCATGGAATTCGCCGATGTTGGAGAATCAACGATCAAGCCAGACTTCAGGTCAAACGGTGGCTGGTTCAGAA CCAAGTATACCGCGATATTGTACTACTACGGTCCGGCTGGCGTTATGATAACCACCAACATTTTCCTCTTCATTTTAACATCTTTGAAGATTCTCGAACATAAAAGGAACGTGAAACCTCACCTGAACAGCGGCGATAGCCAAAGACACGACGAAAACGAGCAGTg GTTCAGCTTGTACGTGAAGCTTTTCGTAGTGATGGGGATCTGCTGGTCGACGGAGGTGATTTCGGGGATTTGGGAAGGGCCCAGGCACATCTGGTACGTCACGGACATGGTCAACGCGCTCCAAGGGATCGTGATCTTTGTCATTTTCGTCTGCAAAAAGAAGATTTGCCGCTCGCTGAAGCAGCGCTACAACAGTCTTCGAGTCATCTGCAAAGGTTGCATCTTCGAAACAAGAACTGCAGACTCGTCGTCTACCACCACAACCAACGTCAACGATCCGACCGCAACTGGACAGGTTTCCGTCCGTATGCGCGAACGGACTCCAGTATCACCGGAAACTCCAGAATCGTCCAGTGGCCCACCTTATTGA